One window from the genome of Bdellovibrio sp. ArHS encodes:
- a CDS encoding rhodanese-like domain-containing protein, whose product MNAVSKHYVTTFYKFLKLSDVPAIQKDLENKAEELNVKGLIILGAEGFNSTVSADSLASFEAWKQFIRDYFNAPQLFFKDSESHKAPFRRFKVKIREEIVTTGIPEMMPPEGKNHHLSPAEWNKVLKEEKDFVMIDTRNWYEYKIGTFKGALNPDIEKFTDFPEYIEEQGIPKDKKMLIFCTGGIRCEKGILELQKQGYDNVFQLEGGIINYMKEYPNDQFEGECFVFDHRVALDQNLQPSEKYGLCPHCGQPSEVKIECKRCDSEELICVDCAELEFKKDTCSKNCAHQYKLHPGKKGPKQIVPFEIEKLKAEGADDIPTIRVSKTKFVTVNSKGESETVTSKN is encoded by the coding sequence ATGAATGCCGTTTCGAAGCATTATGTTACGACTTTTTATAAGTTTCTCAAACTTTCTGACGTTCCCGCTATACAAAAAGACCTGGAAAATAAAGCTGAAGAATTGAATGTAAAGGGCCTGATTATTTTAGGCGCAGAGGGATTCAACTCGACGGTGTCTGCGGACTCGTTGGCATCCTTCGAGGCGTGGAAGCAATTCATTCGCGATTATTTTAATGCGCCTCAACTGTTTTTTAAAGATTCCGAATCACACAAAGCCCCCTTCCGCCGCTTCAAGGTGAAAATCCGCGAAGAGATCGTCACCACTGGTATTCCTGAAATGATGCCTCCCGAAGGCAAAAATCATCACTTGTCGCCGGCAGAGTGGAACAAAGTACTGAAAGAAGAAAAAGATTTTGTGATGATCGACACGCGCAATTGGTATGAATATAAAATCGGTACATTTAAAGGCGCATTAAATCCTGATATTGAAAAATTCACGGATTTTCCTGAATACATTGAGGAACAAGGCATTCCTAAAGACAAAAAAATGCTGATTTTCTGCACTGGCGGAATTCGCTGCGAAAAAGGAATTCTTGAACTGCAAAAGCAAGGCTATGACAACGTTTTCCAATTGGAAGGCGGTATCATCAATTACATGAAGGAATATCCAAACGATCAATTCGAAGGTGAGTGTTTTGTTTTCGACCACCGCGTGGCCCTGGATCAAAATTTACAACCTTCAGAAAAGTACGGATTATGTCCTCACTGTGGGCAGCCTTCCGAAGTCAAAATCGAATGCAAACGCTGTGACTCCGAAGAACTTATTTGCGTGGACTGTGCTGAACTGGAATTCAAAAAAGACACTTGTTCCAAAAACTGCGCCCATCAATACAAACTGCATCCGGGTAAAAAAGGTCCAAAACAAATTGTGCCTTTTGAAATCGAAAAACTGAAAGCTGAAGGCGCCGATGACATTCCTACGATTCGCGTTTCAAAAACAAAATTTGTGACGGTGAACTCGAAGGGTGAATCCGAAACGGTGACATCCAAAAATTAA
- a CDS encoding ABC transporter ATP-binding protein, whose product MTLPLEIQNLRKHYEGSKTEAVKGVSFSVEGGEIFGLLGPNGAGKTTIISTITTLEKPSSGSVKVFGIEVSEDPMFTKKQIGVVHQEVINSGFFDVQEILQFHSGYYGLRKNNERIDFVLSKLALYEHRHKKVKQLSGGMKRRLMIAKALVHNPKLLLLDEPTAGVDIRLREDLWKFVQELRNEGMSILLTTHYLEEAEELCDRVGIINLGSLVELGNTKDLIRQYTHKKIRLSLTASHEVRSEYLMEVVGKEFFFVVPQNKTLGDFLNEVSIPVNLIRDIQIEEGDLEEAFLKLVSRKEMQALP is encoded by the coding sequence ATGACTCTTCCTTTAGAAATCCAGAACCTTCGTAAGCACTACGAAGGTTCAAAAACGGAAGCCGTAAAAGGGGTCTCGTTCTCAGTTGAAGGGGGCGAGATTTTCGGTCTATTGGGACCCAATGGTGCAGGGAAAACCACGATCATTTCGACAATCACGACGTTGGAAAAACCCTCCTCGGGTTCGGTCAAAGTTTTTGGCATTGAAGTCTCTGAAGATCCCATGTTCACAAAGAAACAAATCGGTGTTGTTCATCAAGAGGTGATCAATTCCGGTTTCTTTGATGTCCAGGAGATTCTACAGTTTCACTCCGGGTACTACGGCCTCAGAAAAAATAATGAGCGTATTGATTTTGTTTTAAGCAAACTGGCTCTTTATGAGCATCGCCATAAAAAAGTGAAGCAGCTTTCCGGCGGAATGAAACGCCGACTGATGATAGCCAAGGCGTTAGTTCACAACCCCAAATTACTGCTGCTGGATGAACCGACGGCCGGCGTGGATATCCGATTGCGAGAAGACCTATGGAAGTTCGTGCAAGAACTTCGCAACGAAGGTATGTCGATTTTGCTAACGACTCACTATCTTGAAGAGGCAGAAGAGCTGTGCGACCGCGTCGGTATTATTAACTTAGGTAGCCTGGTAGAACTGGGCAACACCAAGGATTTGATTCGCCAGTACACGCATAAAAAAATTCGTCTTAGTTTGACGGCGTCGCACGAAGTTCGTTCGGAATATCTGATGGAAGTTGTCGGGAAAGAATTCTTTTTCGTGGTGCCTCAGAATAAAACTCTGGGAGATTTTTTAAACGAGGTTTCTATTCCCGTGAATCTGATCCGTGATATTCAAATTGAAGAAGGTGACCTCGAAGAGGCCTTCTTAAAGCTCGTCAGTAGAAAAGAAATGCAGGCCCTGCCATGA
- a CDS encoding peptide chain release factor 3, which yields MLATPQVQKEIQRRRTFAIISHPDAGKTTLTEKLLYHGGVIHETGEVKGKQGTKAVTSDWMAMEREKGISITSSVMTFDYNSLRVNLLDTPGHKDFSEDTYRVLMAVDSACMLIDVAKGVEERTKKLYEVCRLRKIPIFTFVNKLDREGKDPLTLIDEVEKTLNMQCYPVTWPLGIGQRFRGIYNRLTKEIWIYDQRREEVEDYKIIPFEKGKDDQILYDYLDKESADQVIDELDLIESALPPFDVNEFLNGTISPVTFGSAKQNFGVDTFLQFFTKYAPGPQPRYTKDDKEVDPCDANFTGFVFKIQANMDKRHRDRIAFIRICSGKFERGMKVKHSRHDKELRLSYASQFIAADKETVDDAYAGDIVGVGDTGNFAIGDCVYASGKVHFEDIPKFAPELFGRLSVRDALKRQKMQEALNHLSEEGAIQLFIDPIVGPQDPIIGAVGELQFEVLLRRLQDEYNLEVKLNRLPYGVARWPRTEDGKAVAELKGGAHMFRDLQDNPVVLVAQEWDLNWLKRENPTVEFHTSITRAR from the coding sequence ATGTTAGCCACACCTCAAGTTCAAAAAGAAATTCAGCGCCGCCGTACGTTTGCGATCATTTCGCATCCCGATGCTGGTAAAACAACTCTCACTGAAAAGCTCCTTTACCACGGTGGGGTGATTCACGAAACAGGTGAGGTCAAAGGAAAGCAGGGAACCAAGGCCGTCACGTCCGATTGGATGGCGATGGAACGAGAAAAAGGGATCTCTATCACCTCATCAGTGATGACCTTTGATTATAATTCCTTGCGAGTGAATCTTCTCGATACCCCCGGGCATAAAGACTTCTCGGAAGACACGTACCGCGTTTTGATGGCGGTGGATTCGGCCTGCATGTTGATCGACGTCGCCAAAGGGGTCGAAGAGCGTACGAAGAAGCTCTATGAAGTCTGTCGGCTGCGTAAAATTCCTATTTTCACTTTTGTGAATAAACTTGATCGTGAGGGTAAAGATCCTCTGACCTTGATTGACGAAGTTGAGAAGACTTTGAATATGCAATGCTATCCGGTGACGTGGCCTTTGGGTATCGGTCAGCGCTTTCGCGGTATCTACAACCGTTTGACCAAAGAAATTTGGATTTACGATCAACGTCGTGAAGAAGTGGAAGATTATAAAATCATTCCATTCGAAAAAGGCAAAGACGATCAAATCCTTTATGACTATCTTGATAAAGAATCTGCGGATCAAGTTATTGATGAATTGGATTTGATCGAAAGTGCGCTCCCGCCCTTTGATGTGAATGAGTTTTTAAATGGAACGATTTCTCCGGTGACTTTCGGCTCGGCAAAGCAGAACTTTGGGGTGGATACCTTCCTGCAATTTTTTACCAAGTATGCGCCGGGACCGCAGCCTCGTTATACCAAAGACGACAAGGAAGTGGACCCCTGTGATGCGAACTTCACGGGGTTTGTCTTTAAAATCCAGGCGAATATGGACAAACGTCATCGTGATCGTATCGCCTTTATTCGCATTTGTTCGGGTAAATTTGAACGAGGAATGAAGGTGAAACACTCTCGCCACGACAAAGAACTGCGTCTTTCTTATGCCAGTCAATTCATTGCTGCGGATAAGGAAACTGTGGATGACGCCTACGCGGGCGACATCGTTGGCGTCGGGGATACGGGCAACTTTGCAATCGGTGACTGTGTTTATGCGTCAGGGAAAGTGCACTTCGAAGATATTCCAAAATTTGCGCCAGAATTATTTGGCCGCCTTTCCGTGCGTGATGCCTTGAAGCGCCAGAAGATGCAAGAGGCTTTGAATCACCTTTCGGAAGAGGGCGCTATTCAGTTATTCATTGATCCCATCGTTGGTCCTCAAGATCCGATCATTGGTGCCGTCGGGGAACTTCAATTCGAAGTTCTTCTGCGTCGCTTGCAAGACGAATACAACTTGGAAGTGAAGCTGAATCGTCTGCCTTACGGTGTGGCTCGCTGGCCTCGAACAGAGGATGGTAAGGCCGTTGCTGAGCTAAAAGGGGGAGCCCACATGTTCCGTGATCTGCAAGACAACCCTGTTGTTCTTGTCGCACAGGAGTGGGATCTGAATTGGTTAAAACGTGAAAATCCGACTGTTGAATTTCACACAAGCATCACTCGCGCACGCTAG